Below is a window of Nitrospirota bacterium DNA.
CGTTTTCAAGGACACTCATCTCTGGAAACAGCCTGATATTCTGAAATGTCCTGGCTATTCCAATGGTTGTTATCGAATGTGGCTTCAGCCCCGTAATATCTCTGCTATCATATATAATTCGACCTCTATCAGGAATTAGCAAGCCTGTAAGGCAGTTAAACAGGGTAGTCTTGCCTGCACCATTAGGCCCAATGATGCTCAATATAATTCCCTCCCTGACTTTAAAACTCACCTCTTCAACAGCCTTAAGCCCGCTAAATGCCTTTGATAAGTCTTTAACTTCTAAAAGAAGCACGGATACCTCCTAAAATGCCCTGCGGCCTGAAAACCATCATAAGAACCAGGCCTGCTCCGAGGGCAAGCATCCTGTAAAGTTGAAGGCCCCTGAGTGCCTCAGGAAGGACAACAAGGATTAATGCCCCGAGGATTACTCCAGGTATGCTCCCCAGGCCTCCGAGGATTACCATACAGAGGATGAGTACAGACTCCATAAAGGTAAAACTCTCAGGTGATATGAAATGCATTTTACCTGCAAATAGAGTCCCTGCGATTCCAGCCCAGAATGCGCCAAAGGCAAAGGCTATTAACCTGTATCTCGGTGTATCAATTCCCATTGCCCCTGCAGCCACCTCATCTTCCCTGATGGCCAACCACGCCCTTCCTACCCTCGAATTATGAACCCTGCGAACTACAAGCACGCTCAGGCAGGCAAAAAGAACAATCAGATAGTAATAATGTGAAAGTTCAGTCACTGTAAGACCTAAGATGGATGGCGCGGGTATTCCAGCAATACCATTCGGGCCATTTGTAAGGCTGTCCCAGTTATTCAATGTAAGGCGGACTATTTCGCCAAACCCGAGTGTAACTATAGCAAGATAGTCGCCCC
It encodes the following:
- a CDS encoding branched-chain amino acid ABC transporter permease — its product is MNIFIIAAWVSLLMLPFTGLKTALLAFAGLIVSVLLFRFIRPLLMKIKTLRLKIPAINRGLLATFLVLILLFLPFISSDYMLDVFVLAGIYIILAIGLNVVVGFAGLLNLGFVAFYATGAYSFALLSTNFFLPFWACLIFSTAFSTLIGILLAIPALRLRGDYLAIVTLGFGEIVRLTLNNWDSLTNGPNGIAGIPAPSILGLTVTELSHYYYLIVLFACLSVLVVRRVHNSRVGRAWLAIREDEVAAGAMGIDTPRYRLIAFAFGAFWAGIAGTLFAGKMHFISPESFTFMESVLILCMVILGGLGSIPGVILGALILVVLPEALRGLQLYRMLALGAGLVLMMVFRPQGILGGIRASFRS